Proteins found in one Pontibacter sp. SGAir0037 genomic segment:
- a CDS encoding 4'-phosphopantetheinyl transferase family protein produces the protein MPLLFTKQLHPHTLLGVWSITESPEELLQHLPDYIDHSAIPVFPHPKRQKEWLASRVLVYQLLQHFTSEPLQLLRSENGKPEFASSGIHVSISHTTDLAAVILSDTYEVGIDVEYISSKVLRVANRVLTEEELLYTSGDTEKTCLYWSAKETLYKLYSRRNLIFKENLLVLPPNAANHHKLQGYVQTDNLTKLYHIQHETVLSHILTYGIDSF, from the coding sequence ATGCCCCTGCTTTTCACAAAACAACTTCACCCACATACCTTATTAGGTGTCTGGTCAATTACAGAAAGTCCGGAGGAACTCCTGCAGCATTTGCCTGATTACATCGACCATAGCGCTATACCTGTTTTTCCGCACCCAAAGCGACAAAAGGAATGGCTGGCAAGCCGGGTACTTGTATATCAACTGCTGCAGCACTTTACAAGCGAACCACTCCAACTGTTGCGGAGTGAAAACGGCAAGCCTGAATTTGCTTCTTCAGGCATACATGTTTCCATCTCACATACGACTGATCTGGCTGCGGTAATACTCTCTGATACTTATGAAGTTGGCATAGATGTTGAATATATCAGTTCTAAAGTGCTTCGTGTGGCTAACAGGGTTTTAACGGAAGAAGAGCTGCTATACACCTCGGGCGATACAGAAAAAACCTGCCTTTACTGGAGCGCTAAAGAAACATTGTATAAATTATACAGCAGGAGAAATTTGATCTTTAAAGAAAATTTACTCGTACTTCCTCCCAATGCAGCCAACCATCATAAGCTGCAGGGTTATGTACAGACAGATAATTTAACTAAATTGTATCATATTCAACATGAAACCGTTCTGAGTCATATTTTAACGTATGGCATAGACAGTTTTTAA
- a CDS encoding transglutaminase-like domain-containing protein, with protein sequence MNKKEIKALVSLLDDHDYEVASHVEQKIVSLGESIIPFLEEEWEETLDADLQKKLEDLIHNLQFEGLLARLKEWKDSGAENLIEGIWLVNTYLYPDVELATITKALDQLYYDAWTNLREDMHPYDQVKALNNVLFRDKKFSANTKNFHSPANSMLHLALETKRGNPLTLCVIYMTIAQRLKMPVYGVNLPNLFILTYKMEGLQQFYINVYNKGLILSKGDIDNYILQLNLNPIDIFYEPCPNLDIVKRALRNLAFSFEKTNDLEKATEVTKLLTAISDDDPAV encoded by the coding sequence GTGAATAAGAAAGAAATAAAGGCACTGGTGTCGTTGTTGGATGACCATGATTATGAGGTGGCCTCGCATGTAGAGCAGAAGATCGTGTCGCTGGGAGAAAGTATTATCCCTTTTTTAGAAGAAGAGTGGGAAGAAACACTGGATGCTGACCTGCAGAAGAAGCTGGAAGATCTGATTCATAATTTGCAGTTTGAAGGCCTGCTCGCAAGGTTAAAGGAATGGAAGGATAGCGGCGCTGAGAACCTGATTGAAGGAATCTGGCTGGTAAATACGTATTTGTATCCTGATGTGGAGTTAGCCACAATTACGAAAGCACTGGATCAGCTGTACTACGATGCCTGGACCAATCTACGGGAAGATATGCATCCTTACGACCAGGTGAAAGCCTTGAACAATGTGCTGTTCAGGGATAAGAAGTTTTCTGCGAATACAAAGAACTTTCACTCCCCGGCCAACTCTATGCTGCACCTGGCTCTGGAAACCAAGCGGGGTAATCCACTTACACTTTGTGTCATTTACATGACCATCGCACAACGGCTGAAGATGCCGGTTTACGGCGTAAACCTTCCAAACCTCTTTATATTAACGTATAAAATGGAAGGCCTGCAGCAGTTTTACATTAATGTGTACAACAAAGGACTGATTCTTTCTAAGGGAGATATTGATAACTATATCCTGCAGCTTAACCTGAACCCGATCGATATTTTTTACGAGCCGTGCCCGAATCTGGACATTGTGAAGCGTGCGCTTAGAAATCTGGCTTTCTCTTTTGAGAAAACAAACGATCTGGAAAAGGCGACGGAGGTAACAAAGCTGCTTACTGCTATTTCAGACGATGATCCTGCTGTATAA
- a CDS encoding acyl-CoA carboxylase subunit beta: MDIEFNKNEDSLKQLTYQLKAKLKKVYLGGGEKRIEKEHSRGKLTARERIAYLLDEHSEFLEIGAFAGEGMYQDVGGCPSGGVVTGVGYIKGRQCVVVANDATVKAGAWFPITAKKNLRAQEIAIENKLPIVYLVDSAGVFLPMQDEIFPDKEHFGRMFRNNAVMSAMGIVQIAAIMGSCVAGGAYLPIMSDEALIVEGTGSVFLAGSYLVKSAIGETIDNETLGGASTHSEISGVTDYKCKDDKECLDHIRNIFDKMGDNPKAGFNRSAASVPKLAPEEIYGLLPSDRVKPYDMMDIILRLVDNSEFEPYKDLYGQSLLCGLARIDGWAVGIVANQRKIVKSKKGEMQMGGVIYSDSADKAARFIMNCNQKKIPLVFLQDVSGFMVGSKAEHGGIIKDGAKMVNAMANSVVPKFTIIVGNSYGAGNYAMCGKAYDPRLIYAWPTAQLAVMSGASAAKTLLQIQVSALKAKGEEITPEAEQELLERITAKYNEELSPYYAAARLWVDGIIDPLETRKVISMGIEAANHAPVEKPYNVGVIQT, translated from the coding sequence ATGGATATTGAATTTAATAAAAACGAAGATTCTCTAAAGCAGCTAACCTACCAGCTGAAAGCTAAACTTAAAAAAGTATACCTGGGTGGCGGCGAAAAACGCATCGAAAAAGAACATAGCCGTGGAAAGCTGACGGCCCGGGAGCGCATTGCTTACCTGCTCGATGAGCATTCCGAGTTTCTGGAAATAGGAGCTTTTGCAGGAGAGGGCATGTACCAGGATGTGGGCGGCTGCCCGAGCGGAGGTGTTGTAACAGGCGTTGGCTACATTAAAGGCAGACAATGTGTGGTAGTGGCTAACGATGCTACTGTAAAAGCAGGAGCCTGGTTTCCCATAACAGCCAAAAAAAACCTCCGTGCTCAGGAAATCGCTATCGAAAACAAACTGCCTATTGTATACCTGGTAGATAGTGCTGGCGTTTTTCTACCCATGCAGGACGAGATTTTCCCGGACAAGGAACACTTCGGACGCATGTTCAGAAACAACGCCGTAATGAGCGCTATGGGTATTGTGCAGATTGCAGCCATTATGGGGAGTTGTGTGGCAGGAGGGGCTTATTTACCGATTATGAGCGACGAAGCTTTAATTGTAGAGGGTACAGGATCGGTGTTTTTGGCTGGTTCTTACTTGGTAAAGTCGGCTATAGGCGAAACCATTGATAATGAAACGCTGGGAGGGGCAAGTACTCATTCCGAGATATCCGGTGTAACTGATTACAAATGCAAAGACGACAAAGAGTGCCTAGATCATATTCGGAACATCTTTGATAAAATGGGCGATAATCCCAAAGCGGGGTTTAATCGTTCTGCGGCGTCGGTTCCCAAGCTTGCTCCGGAAGAGATCTATGGCCTGCTGCCTTCGGACAGGGTAAAGCCTTACGATATGATGGATATTATACTCCGGCTGGTGGATAATTCTGAGTTTGAGCCTTACAAAGACCTGTATGGGCAGTCGCTTCTATGCGGTTTGGCTCGCATAGATGGTTGGGCTGTAGGTATTGTAGCCAACCAGCGGAAGATTGTAAAGAGCAAGAAAGGCGAAATGCAGATGGGAGGCGTTATCTATTCTGACTCGGCAGATAAGGCTGCACGCTTTATCATGAACTGCAACCAGAAAAAAATACCGCTTGTTTTCTTACAGGATGTGTCCGGTTTTATGGTGGGAAGCAAGGCAGAGCATGGTGGTATTATTAAGGACGGAGCTAAAATGGTGAATGCCATGGCAAATTCTGTAGTGCCTAAATTTACGATTATAGTGGGCAATAGCTATGGGGCCGGTAATTATGCCATGTGCGGTAAAGCCTATGATCCACGGCTGATATATGCCTGGCCAACAGCCCAGCTAGCGGTTATGAGTGGTGCCTCTGCTGCTAAAACCCTTCTCCAGATACAGGTATCGGCGCTAAAGGCAAAAGGAGAAGAAATTACCCCGGAAGCAGAGCAGGAACTGCTCGAGCGTATTACTGCCAAGTATAACGAAGAGCTCTCGCCTTACTATGCTGCAGCCCGATTATGGGTAGATGGCATCATCGATCCGCTGGAAACCCGAAAAGTGATTTCCATGGGTATAGAAGCCGCCAATCATGCGCCTGTCGAAAAGCCTTACAACGTAGGCGTTATTCAGACCTGA
- a CDS encoding thioredoxin family protein, whose product MKLLISFMVTLLVTLGAAAQSGAYQLGDKVANFTLKDASNRSFSLSDFAKSKTVVLVFTNSQCPYATQYENRLVTLSTSYASQGVQFIFINPGTGAETLKELASKNYNFPYLADDSQKVTSQFGATRMPEAFVLNNNNGEFTLKYKGAIDDNPQAESAVKNNYLKSVIDEVLANKTVTILDKRATGCMIKKL is encoded by the coding sequence ATGAAACTTCTTATTTCTTTTATGGTAACCTTACTGGTCACCCTTGGTGCTGCTGCGCAGTCTGGGGCCTACCAGTTAGGTGATAAAGTTGCTAATTTCACTCTGAAAGATGCTTCTAACAGAAGCTTTTCGTTGAGCGATTTTGCCAAAAGCAAAACGGTTGTACTTGTTTTTACCAACAGCCAATGCCCTTACGCCACACAATATGAAAACCGGCTGGTAACACTCTCCACTTCTTATGCGAGCCAGGGAGTACAGTTTATTTTCATAAATCCGGGTACAGGCGCTGAAACGCTTAAAGAGCTTGCCTCTAAAAACTATAATTTCCCATACCTGGCCGATGACAGCCAAAAAGTAACTTCGCAGTTCGGAGCTACCCGCATGCCTGAAGCTTTTGTATTAAATAACAACAACGGAGAGTTTACATTAAAATATAAAGGAGCCATTGATGACAACCCTCAGGCAGAATCGGCTGTAAAAAACAATTACCTGAAAAGTGTTATTGATGAGGTGCTGGCAAATAAAACAGTTACGATTCTAGACAAACGTGCTACAGGCTGCATGATTAAGAAGCTGTAA
- a CDS encoding MlaD family protein, with amino-acid sequence MKITKEIKVALLGIVALVLLYFGFMFLKGAEIFSGTKKFYVIYSNADGLTASNPVILNGVHVGTVQAVKLLTDKGNQIEVQIEVQNDLQIGDSTVASLANSDLLGSKAIILYMGNNTRQYNGGEQLIAYVEKSITDMLTSKAMPVLGTVDSTLVRVNKLLDSEAKDNIQQILANSAATTEALNMMLRQNQRNINDITSNISALTASLRQTERQINRLAMNMAEITDTLKQVEINKLVNNANDAVSELESAVAKLNSNEGSMGKLMNDNAVYDNLNRSTEALNLLLRDIQVNPKRYVHFSVFGRRDKYKVDATGRVITVEEIKEMQDQNPQDFQPAVPDSSQRRAN; translated from the coding sequence GTGAAAATTACTAAAGAAATTAAAGTAGCGCTGCTTGGTATAGTAGCGCTGGTGCTTTTATACTTCGGCTTCATGTTCCTGAAGGGAGCGGAGATTTTTTCGGGAACTAAAAAGTTTTATGTTATCTACAGCAATGCTGACGGACTTACGGCATCAAACCCTGTCATATTAAATGGGGTGCACGTTGGCACGGTACAAGCTGTAAAGCTGCTTACCGATAAGGGAAACCAGATAGAGGTGCAAATTGAAGTGCAAAACGATCTGCAGATAGGCGACTCTACTGTAGCAAGTCTTGCCAATTCTGATCTTTTGGGTAGCAAGGCTATTATCCTGTACATGGGCAATAACACCAGGCAGTATAATGGAGGTGAGCAGCTGATCGCCTATGTGGAGAAAAGCATTACAGATATGCTGACATCTAAAGCGATGCCGGTGCTCGGCACGGTTGATTCGACCCTGGTGCGTGTCAACAAGCTGCTGGATAGCGAAGCTAAAGATAACATTCAGCAAATTTTAGCTAACTCTGCTGCAACTACTGAAGCTCTGAACATGATGCTGCGCCAGAACCAGCGTAACATCAACGATATTACTTCCAACATAAGCGCATTAACGGCTTCATTGCGGCAGACAGAGCGGCAAATTAACCGTTTAGCCATGAATATGGCTGAAATTACCGATACACTAAAGCAGGTAGAAATCAATAAGCTGGTGAATAATGCCAACGATGCGGTTTCGGAATTAGAAAGCGCAGTGGCAAAGCTTAACTCGAATGAGGGCTCTATGGGCAAGCTGATGAACGACAATGCCGTTTACGATAACTTAAACCGATCTACCGAAGCTCTTAATTTACTGCTGCGTGATATTCAGGTAAACCCGAAACGCTATGTACACTTCTCTGTGTTCGGCCGCCGTGATAAGTATAAAGTGGATGCTACCGGTAGAGTTATCACAGTAGAGGAAATAAAAGAGATGCAGGACCAGAACCCACAGGATTTTCAGCCTGCTGTGCCGGATTCTTCTCAAAGAAGGGCCAACTAA
- a CDS encoding WD40 repeat domain-containing protein, giving the protein MASQVKVQKVATLTGHRDCVYTLERAGETHLFFSAGGDGLVAQWDLNDPENGELIANAEKSVYALRYLPERHLLLIGQNTEGLQVIDLQDKKILKSVALPKVPIFDIVASAVTGKLYVALGNGGICVLNLETFALETIIRKSDQSARCLAINQHTQELAAGYSDNTVRIFDLATMQQKYELKQHTNSVFAMAYSPEGDLLLTGGRDAHLRVWEAKQEYKERGYLIAHMYTINHIAYSPDGRYFATCSMDKSIKIWNAQTFKLLKVIDKVRNASHGTSVNKLFWTAHQNQLVSCSDDRTISVWDINF; this is encoded by the coding sequence ATGGCCAGCCAAGTAAAAGTACAGAAAGTAGCCACGCTCACAGGCCATCGCGATTGTGTGTATACGCTGGAGCGGGCAGGGGAGACGCACCTGTTTTTTTCTGCAGGGGGTGATGGGCTGGTGGCACAGTGGGACCTGAACGACCCTGAAAATGGCGAGCTGATTGCTAATGCTGAAAAATCGGTGTATGCTTTGCGTTACCTGCCAGAGCGGCACCTGTTGCTGATAGGGCAGAATACGGAAGGACTGCAGGTAATCGATTTGCAGGATAAAAAAATTCTAAAATCAGTGGCACTGCCTAAAGTGCCTATTTTTGATATTGTTGCGTCTGCCGTAACCGGAAAATTATATGTGGCACTGGGCAACGGTGGTATTTGCGTACTCAACCTCGAAACCTTTGCGCTGGAGACGATCATCAGAAAGTCTGACCAGAGTGCGCGCTGCCTGGCAATTAACCAGCATACCCAGGAACTTGCCGCAGGCTACAGCGACAATACCGTTCGTATTTTTGATCTGGCTACTATGCAGCAGAAGTATGAGCTAAAGCAACATACCAATTCTGTGTTTGCCATGGCTTATTCACCTGAAGGCGATTTGCTTCTGACAGGTGGCCGCGATGCACATCTGCGGGTATGGGAGGCAAAACAGGAGTACAAAGAAAGGGGGTACCTGATCGCGCACATGTACACCATCAATCACATCGCTTATAGCCCTGATGGCCGCTACTTTGCCACCTGCAGCATGGATAAATCCATTAAAATATGGAATGCCCAAACTTTTAAGTTATTGAAAGTGATCGATAAAGTTCGTAACGCAAGCCATGGCACATCTGTCAATAAATTATTTTGGACGGCTCATCAGAATCAGTTAGTTTCGTGTAGCGATGATCGTACCATCTCAGTTTGGGATATAAATTTTTAG
- a CDS encoding N-acetylmuramoyl-L-alanine amidase, translated as MRNIVIVSFLALIFLLCSSNRLEYFRKPYKLRTVVIDAGHGGKDTGCNGKFSKEADVALKLALQVGELIEKNQPDVKVVYTRKDNTFVELIDRAGIANKHNADLFISIHLNSGPATAHGTETYTMGMQKAEGNLQVAKRENSVIFQEDNYKENYGGYNPNSPQSHILLALHQSAYIDNSLRFAQKVENEFKARVGRNSRGVKQDVFLVLWKSYMPSVLIEAGFLTNPAEEKFLNDKTGQSYMASGIYRAFKEYKQELEAMN; from the coding sequence GTGAGAAATATTGTTATAGTTTCGTTTTTAGCTCTGATTTTCTTATTGTGCTCATCTAACAGATTAGAGTATTTCCGTAAGCCTTACAAACTAAGAACCGTGGTAATTGATGCTGGCCATGGTGGTAAGGACACAGGTTGTAACGGAAAATTTTCAAAAGAGGCTGATGTTGCCTTAAAGCTGGCGCTGCAGGTGGGAGAATTGATTGAAAAGAATCAGCCGGATGTAAAAGTAGTATATACCCGGAAAGATAATACGTTTGTGGAGCTGATCGACCGGGCAGGTATTGCCAATAAACATAATGCCGATCTTTTTATCTCTATTCACCTGAACTCCGGGCCTGCTACGGCACATGGTACCGAAACCTATACCATGGGTATGCAAAAGGCGGAAGGAAACCTGCAGGTGGCAAAACGCGAAAACTCTGTTATTTTTCAGGAAGACAATTATAAAGAGAATTATGGTGGCTATAACCCTAACTCTCCGCAGAGCCATATTCTGTTGGCATTACACCAAAGTGCCTATATCGATAACAGCCTTCGCTTTGCCCAAAAAGTAGAAAACGAGTTCAAAGCCCGTGTTGGAAGAAACAGCAGAGGTGTAAAACAGGATGTATTCCTTGTATTATGGAAATCCTATATGCCTAGTGTTCTGATTGAAGCCGGCTTCCTGACAAATCCTGCAGAGGAAAAATTTCTTAACGATAAAACCGGGCAATCGTATATGGCTTCAGGTATATATCGCGCTTTTAAAGAGTATAAGCAAGAGCTCGAGGCCATGAACTAA
- a CDS encoding putative LPS assembly protein LptD, translating to MFLLLLQFCILSSLSVSGQTRPRNAQSTPDTVRTTPQDTLSTALQDTVEIAPPPGDIATTIKYSARDSILFEVDRKVVHLYGNATVDYGTMSLKAAYIGINYDSTTLTAATLADTTGRQTGQPVFADGGQNYEAKRIVYNYKTRKGLISQVVTQQGEGYIHGEVVKRNENNEFSVFHAKYTTCNLEHPHFYINATKIKAIPNEKVMSGPFNLVFADIPLPVGFLFGLFPTPKDKRSSGIIVPTYGETRARGFSLSNGGFYLALNDYIGTSVTGSIYSLGGYQVSVNNAYFKRYSYQGNFNFSYDYFKNDEADVEGSRLSDYALPPSTRSFMLTWSHSPVVKPGRGRFTANVNFSSPLYTRLNVVSTSQYLSANISSSISYQKTIPNSPFSYGVTLRHSQTNGASNMNLVLPDMNFAMTQMSLYEIFTKNTPTGKWYENFTFGYSVNFNNSISNQIQSIPGTISAIPVNGSNITQVGVAGGPTQVDTVDFNFNNLGRLWNAGRRQANHNFSIGLGNYKVFRFFNLNPSVSYSETWVDRRYTYTSSPNYISSQPGVVAIDTAGFGRIYQYSAGASLSTNVYGTVQIRGKRVEAIRHVMRPSISYSYSPDYSNPSFNYYQTLQVSRDQITGEALYARLPRYANAPGGGLQSAMNFNITNQVEMKVKAKSDTAAAKFEKVSLIDNLSIGGAYNLAADSFKLSVINVSMNTKLFKMFNLNATSVFDPYQTVTTTLENGDTQTRTVDRYTWQGAGFKLPRMTRANLAVQASFNPAAQGSTTAPPQNLPALEPEMGNMPAYIDFKIPWTLSSDFTFWYQKSNTSTEFTITKTLGIQGSLNMTDKWKISGSGTYNFTDNNIAYANVSIHRDLHCWDMNISWIPFGYARGYNLTINARSSILQDLKLTRNRQGISYR from the coding sequence ATGTTTTTACTGCTACTGCAGTTCTGCATACTTTCATCATTGTCTGTATCAGGACAAACGAGGCCGCGTAATGCGCAGTCGACTCCTGATACTGTTCGTACTACTCCACAGGACACGCTCTCTACAGCCTTACAGGATACTGTAGAGATTGCTCCTCCTCCCGGCGATATCGCTACAACCATAAAATACTCTGCCCGCGACTCTATTTTATTTGAGGTAGACCGCAAGGTAGTGCATTTATATGGCAATGCGACGGTAGATTACGGAACAATGTCGTTAAAGGCTGCCTATATTGGCATAAATTACGACTCTACCACCCTTACTGCCGCCACCCTGGCCGATACTACCGGCCGCCAGACAGGACAGCCTGTTTTTGCTGATGGCGGGCAAAATTATGAGGCGAAACGAATTGTGTACAACTACAAAACGAGAAAAGGCCTCATCTCGCAAGTAGTAACGCAGCAAGGGGAAGGATATATACATGGTGAGGTGGTAAAAAGAAATGAAAACAACGAGTTTTCTGTTTTTCATGCCAAGTATACCACCTGTAACCTGGAGCACCCCCACTTTTACATTAATGCAACCAAGATAAAAGCCATACCCAACGAGAAAGTAATGTCGGGGCCTTTTAACCTGGTTTTTGCCGACATTCCGCTTCCTGTAGGCTTTCTGTTCGGGCTCTTCCCTACTCCAAAAGACAAAAGATCGTCGGGTATTATTGTGCCTACCTATGGCGAAACCAGGGCACGCGGTTTCAGCCTCAGCAATGGCGGTTTCTATTTAGCGCTGAACGACTATATCGGCACAAGTGTCACGGGTAGTATATACTCCTTAGGCGGCTACCAGGTAAGTGTAAATAATGCTTACTTTAAACGCTATTCCTATCAGGGTAACTTCAACTTCTCTTATGATTATTTTAAGAACGATGAAGCTGATGTGGAAGGTTCGAGGTTAAGTGACTATGCATTGCCGCCATCAACCAGGTCCTTTATGTTAACCTGGAGCCATTCTCCTGTTGTTAAGCCGGGCCGTGGGCGATTTACAGCGAATGTTAACTTTTCCAGCCCGCTATACACCCGCCTGAACGTGGTAAGTACATCCCAGTATTTGTCTGCTAATATCAGTTCATCCATTTCTTATCAGAAAACCATTCCTAACTCTCCGTTTAGTTATGGTGTTACCTTAAGGCATAGCCAGACCAACGGCGCCAGCAACATGAACCTTGTACTGCCGGACATGAACTTTGCTATGACGCAAATGAGCTTGTACGAGATCTTCACCAAAAACACCCCAACAGGTAAGTGGTATGAGAACTTTACTTTCGGCTATAGTGTAAACTTCAACAATAGTATTTCTAACCAGATACAGAGCATACCGGGCACCATATCTGCTATACCCGTTAACGGGAGCAATATTACACAAGTAGGAGTAGCGGGCGGGCCTACTCAGGTAGATACAGTAGATTTTAATTTTAATAACCTTGGCCGCCTCTGGAATGCCGGCAGGCGCCAGGCAAATCATAACTTTAGCATTGGTCTGGGTAACTATAAAGTATTCCGCTTCTTTAACCTTAACCCGAGCGTTAGCTACAGCGAAACCTGGGTAGACAGAAGATATACTTATACCAGTTCTCCTAATTATATATCATCGCAGCCGGGGGTTGTAGCTATAGACACAGCCGGATTTGGGCGTATCTACCAGTATAGTGCAGGCGCATCGCTCAGCACCAACGTATATGGAACCGTACAAATACGGGGTAAGCGGGTAGAAGCTATTCGCCACGTAATGCGCCCTAGTATTTCCTACAGCTATAGTCCTGACTATAGCAACCCTTCTTTTAATTATTACCAGACTTTACAGGTAAGCAGGGACCAGATAACGGGAGAAGCCCTCTACGCCAGATTACCCCGCTATGCCAACGCACCTGGTGGAGGTTTACAAAGTGCTATGAACTTTAACATTACCAATCAAGTTGAAATGAAGGTAAAGGCGAAGAGTGATACAGCCGCAGCAAAATTTGAGAAAGTCAGCTTAATTGATAACCTGAGTATTGGAGGAGCCTACAATCTTGCTGCGGACTCTTTCAAATTAAGTGTTATCAATGTTAGCATGAACACAAAGCTGTTCAAGATGTTCAACCTGAATGCCACCTCGGTCTTTGATCCTTACCAGACAGTAACAACTACACTAGAGAATGGCGATACACAAACACGCACTGTTGACCGCTATACCTGGCAAGGTGCCGGATTTAAGCTGCCGCGCATGACAAGAGCAAATCTGGCTGTTCAGGCTAGCTTTAACCCTGCGGCCCAGGGCTCTACCACTGCACCTCCTCAAAACCTGCCAGCGCTGGAGCCGGAAATGGGCAACATGCCTGCCTATATAGATTTTAAAATTCCATGGACGCTTAGCAGTGACTTCACCTTCTGGTATCAGAAATCGAACACAAGTACAGAGTTTACAATTACAAAAACACTGGGCATACAGGGTTCTCTGAATATGACAGACAAGTGGAAAATAAGCGGCTCTGGTACTTATAACTTTACAGATAACAACATTGCCTATGCGAATGTAAGCATCCATCGTGATCTGCACTGCTGGGACATGAATATCAGCTGGATACCGTTTGGGTATGCCAGAGGTTATAACCTGACCATTAACGCCAGATCTTCTATTCTGCAAGACCTGAAGCTAACCAGAAACAGGCAGGGCATCAGCTACAGGTAA
- the panB gene encoding 3-methyl-2-oxobutanoate hydroxymethyltransferase: MSVHKRDIKIVTTHQLQNMKDRGEKISMLTAYDYSMATILDNAGVDVLLVGDSASNVMAGHETTLPITLDQMIYHASSVVRGVKRAFVVVDLPFGSYQGNSSEALRSAIRIMKESGAHGVKLEGGAEIKESVTRILSAGVPVMGHLGLTPQSIYKFGTYTVRAKEEAEAQKLLEDAQLLQELGCFAIVLEKIPSELAKKVAAALHIPIIGIGAGPHVDGQVLVVHDMLGITKEFKPRFLRRYAELNQIMTDAVQNYVNDVKSKDFPSEQEAY, translated from the coding sequence ATGTCGGTACACAAACGCGATATAAAGATTGTAACTACCCATCAGTTGCAAAACATGAAGGATCGGGGCGAGAAGATTTCCATGCTTACCGCTTACGACTACTCAATGGCAACGATACTTGATAATGCTGGTGTTGATGTGTTATTAGTCGGAGATTCTGCCTCCAATGTAATGGCCGGGCATGAAACAACACTGCCTATTACACTCGACCAGATGATTTACCACGCTTCTTCTGTTGTAAGAGGCGTAAAGCGCGCGTTTGTTGTTGTTGACTTACCTTTTGGATCTTACCAGGGCAATTCCTCGGAAGCCTTACGCTCCGCCATACGCATCATGAAAGAATCTGGAGCCCATGGCGTGAAGCTGGAAGGCGGTGCTGAAATAAAGGAGTCTGTAACACGTATTTTAAGTGCAGGCGTACCTGTAATGGGGCACCTAGGGCTTACCCCTCAATCTATTTATAAATTCGGCACCTATACTGTAAGAGCTAAAGAAGAGGCCGAAGCTCAGAAGCTGCTCGAAGACGCTCAGTTGCTGCAGGAATTAGGTTGCTTTGCCATCGTACTGGAAAAAATTCCATCCGAGCTTGCCAAAAAAGTGGCGGCCGCTCTACATATTCCTATCATAGGCATTGGAGCAGGTCCTCATGTGGATGGACAGGTATTGGTTGTGCACGATATGCTAGGCATCACAAAAGAATTTAAGCCAAGATTCCTGAGACGCTATGCAGAGCTCAATCAGATCATGACTGATGCCGTGCAAAACTATGTAAACGACGTTAAGAGCAAAGATTTTCCTAGTGAGCAGGAAGCTTATTGA